One part of the Glycine soja cultivar W05 chromosome 11, ASM419377v2, whole genome shotgun sequence genome encodes these proteins:
- the LOC114372910 gene encoding peroxidase 51-like, with protein sequence MAQLNLILIWLFFLSLCLYSCPTSAQLSRHHYAKTCPNVENIVREAVKKKFHQTFVTVPATIRLFFHDCFVQGCDASVLVASTKNNKAEKDHPDNVSLAGDGFDTVIKAKEAVDAVPLCRNKVSCADILALATRDVIELAGGPFYEVELGRFDGLRSKDSDVNGRLPHPEFNLNQLNSLFAANGLTQTEMIALSGAHTVGFSHCNKFTNRVYNFKSKSRVDPTLNEKYATQLKSMCPRNVDPRIAIDMDPSTPRSFDNVYFKNLQQGKGLFSSDQVLFTDSRSKATVNAFASSSKIFHANFAAAMTKLGRVGIKNAQNGNIRTDCSVI encoded by the exons ATGGCTCAGCTTAACCTCATACTTATCTGGTTATTTTTCTTGAGTCTGTGCCTTTATTCATGTCCTACTTCGGCCCAGTTAAGTAGACACCACTATGCAAAAACATGCCCCAATGTTGAAAACATTGTCAGAGAAGCAGTCAAAAAGAAGTTTCATCAAACATTTGTTACGGTTCCTGCTACCATTCGTCTCTTCTTCCATGATTGCTTCGTGCAG GGTTGTGATGCCTCGGTTTTGGTTGCATCcacaaaaaacaacaaagcAGAGAAGGATCACCCAGATAATGTTTCACTAGCTGGAGATGGATTTGACACAGTGATTAAAGCAAAAGAAGCAGTTGATGCAGTTCCATTGTGCAGGAACAAAGTTTCATGTGCTGATATTTTAGCCTTGGCAACCCGTGATGTTATTGAACTG GCCGGTGGGCCTTTCTACGAGGTTGAATTGGGAAGATTTGATGGGCTAAGATCTAAAGATTCAGATGTAAACGGGAGGCTGCCTCATCCAGAGTTCAACTTGAACCAGCTCAATTCACTGTTTGCGGCCAACGGTCTCACCCAAACGGAAATGATAGCTCTATCAG GTGCTCACACTGTTGGATTCTCCCATTGCAACAAATTCACGAACAGAGTATACAATTTCAAGAGCAAAAGTCGAGTGGACCCTACACTGAACGAGAAATACGCAACACAGCTAAAGTCAATGTGCCCAAGGAATGTGGATCCAAGGATTGCAATCGATATGGACCCAAGCACTCCACGGTCATTCGACAATGTTTATTTCAAGAATCTTCAGCAAGGGAAGGGCCTCTTCTCTTCAGACCAAGTTCTCTTCACGGACTCAAGATCCAAGGCCACTGTAAATGCATTTGCTAGTAGCAGCAAAATCTTCCATGCCAACTTCGCCGCTGCTATGACCAAATTGGGCCGAGTTGGAATCAAGAATGCACAGAATGGAAACATTCGCACCGATTGTTCAGTCATTTAA
- the LOC114375226 gene encoding uncharacterized protein LOC114375226 has translation MEKLIRPCDKEYMRMTMLKHQDTFKEQVYELHRLYRIQKILMKNMEARSGIEVNQRGWNLKNVISLTQNGSHNGAQKNPILNFDLESPAKEDNAESDSDGVLEITNETEIELTLGPSSYKRKIVETPLTSDSAHSLSSSSTGSCLINKTRLKTHHSSYSTVEELSGGLIGLVQVPHSTAGCQSGIRNSYDFEEQSRDERLNQPPWFFQVLNLNTT, from the exons ATGGAGAAGCTTATTAGGCCTTGCGACAAAGAATACATGAGGATGACCATGCTAAAACACCAAGACACTTTCAAAGAGCAG GTGTACGAACTTCATCGTTTGTATCGGATTCAGAAGATATTGATGAAAAATATGGAAGCCAGAAGTGGTATTGAAGTAAACCAACGAGGATGGAACTTAAAAAATGTGATTAGTTTAACTCAAAATGGTAGTCATAATGGTGCACAGAAAAATCCTATATTGAACTTTGATCTTGAAAGTCCTGCTAAGGAGGACAATGCAGAATCTGACAGCGATGGAGTTCTAGAGATTACAAATGAGACTGAGATTGAGCTGACACTAGGCCCTTCAAGTTACAAACGTAAAATAGTGGAGACACCACTGACTTCAGATTCGGCACATAGcttgtcttcttcttctactgGATCTTGCCTTATAAACAAGACAAGATTGAAGACCCATCATAGCAGTTATTCAACTGTAGAAGAATTAAGTGGAGGCTTAATTGGCCTTGTCCAGGTGCCACATTCAACCGCAGGGTGCCAAAGTGGAATTAGAAACAGTTATGATTTTGAAGAACAATCAAGAGACGAGAGATTGAACCAGCCACCTTGGTTTTTTCAAGTATTGAATCTGAACACGACCTAA
- the LOC114373916 gene encoding BTB/POZ domain-containing protein SR1IP1-like isoform X1, with product MMDRGQEKTVPAGCDLSLKKKELLSSAMKRTSEWIFSQEIPSDVNVQVGEASFSLHKVANQFKYDSLFPLVSKCGYIRKLVSESNDADVSFIELPEVPGGAEAFELAAKFCYGINFDINVENIATLRCVAEYLEMTEDYSVGNLVGRTDAYLNEVALKTIAGAVSILHMSENLLPIAERAKLVSRCIDAIAFIACKESQFCSSARSESGSVGVVSSMASNQRPVVDWWAEDLTVLRIDIFQRVIIAMMARGFKQYAIGPILMLYAQKSLRGLDVFGKARKKIEPREEHEKRVVLETTVSLLPREKNAMSVSFLSMLLRAAIYLETTVACRLDLEKRMAMQLGQAVLDDLLIPSYSFTGDTLFDVDTVQRIMSNYLESQTGSHLVFNADDEYFSPPQSDMERVGKLMENYIAEIATDRNLPVPKFTSLAELIPEQSRPTEDGMYRAIDIFLKAHPALSDMDRKKVCSVMDCQKLSREACAHAAQNDRLPVQTVVQVLYYEQQRLRDAMNGSGSGESSVDSKLNVYSTDLHPVSNELSTLRRENEDLKLELVKLKMRLKEIENSTLKSTVNSPVVSASPSADKPPLPRRSFMSSVSKKLGRLSPFVRADGVSPFAKGRTKPNKNRRHSIS from the exons ATGATGGATCGTGGTCAAGAGAAAACCGTACCTGCTGGCTGTGACTTGTCTCTGAAGAAGAAGGAGCTTCTTTCTAGTGCCATGAAGAGAACAAGTGAATG GATTTTTTCTCAGGAGATTCCAAGTGATGTCAACGTTCAAGTTGGGGAAGCTTCCTTTTCGTTACATAAGGTAGCGAACCAATTCAAATACGACTCTTTG TTTCCATTAGTCTCCAAGTGTGGATACATTAGGAAACTCGTCTCAGAATCTAATGACGCAGACGTTTCATTCATTGAACTCCCTGAAGTACCTGGTGGAGCAGAAGCATTTGAACTGGCAGCAAAATTCTGCTACGGGATAAACTTCGACATAAACGTTGAAAACATCGCTACGCTGCGCTGCGTGGCTGAGTATCTTGAGATGACAGAGGACTATTCAGTTGGAAACTTGGTGGGAAGAACCGATGCTTACTTGAATGAAGTGGCACTCAAGACCATTGCAGGTGCTGTGTCTATTTTACATATGTCAGAGAATCTCCTTCCAATAGCAGAGAGAGCAAAGTTGGTGAGTAGATGCATAGATGCCATTGCATTTATAGCATGTAAGGAAAGCCAATTCTGTTCATCTGCAAGAAGTGAGAGTGGTTCTGTGGGAGTGGTGTCTTCCATGGCATCCAACCAGAGACCAGTAGTTGACTGGTGGGCTGAAGATTTGACTGTGCTTAGAATTGACATTTTCCAAAGAGTCATAATTGCAATGATGGCAAGAGGGTTTAAACAGTATGCCATTGGCCCAATTCTAATGCTCTATGCACAGAAATCTCTACGAGGTTTG GATGTATTCGGAAAGGCAAGGAAGAAGATTGAGCCGCGAGAAGAGCATGAAAAGAGGGTTGTTTTAGAGACAACAGTGAGCCTTTTGCCAAGGGAGAAGAATGCAATGTCAGTAAGCTTTCTTTCTATGCTGCTTCGGGCAGCAATATATCTTGAGACTACAGTTGCTTGCAGGCTTGACTTGGAGAAGAGGATGGCCATGCAGTTAGGACAAGCTGTTTTAGATGATCTTCTCATTCCTTCCTATTCTTTCACTGGGGACACATTGTTTGACGTAGATACGGTGCAGAGGATAATGTCTAATTACCTAGAATCTCAAACGGGGAGCCACTTAGTCTTCAATGCAGATGATGAATACTTTTCTCCTCCACAGAGTGATATGGAGCGGGTTGGAAAACTAATGGAAAACTACATTGCTGAAATAGCCACCGACCGAAATTTACCGGTTCCTAAGTTCACCAGTTTGGCAGAATTAATTCCTGAACAGTCAAGGCCAACAGAAGATGGAATGTATAGAGCCATAGACATCTTTCTTAAG GCTCATCCTGCTCTAAGTGACATGGACAGAAAGAAAGTTTGCAGCGTGATGGACTGTCAGAAGTTATCGCGAGAGGCATGTGCACATGCTGCTCAAAATGACCGGCTACCTGTCCAAACAGTGGTTCAAGTTCTCTATTATGAACAGCAACGGCTTCGCGATGccatgaatggcagtggaagtGGGGAATCTTCGGTTGATTCCAAATTGAACGTATACTCAACTGATCTTCATCCAGTTTCAAATGAGCTCTCCACCTTACGAAGAGAAAATGAAGACCTGAAACTAGAGTTAGTGAAACTGAAAATGAGACTAAAAGAGATTGAAAATTCCACGCTTAAATCAACAGTTAATAGTCCTGTTGTAAGTGCTTCACCTTCTGCTGATAAGCCTCCTTTGCCTCGAAGATCATTCATGAGTTCAGTGTCCAAAAAACTTGGGAGGCTTTCTCCTTTTGTGCGTGCCGATGGTGTCTCGCCTTTTGCCAAAGGTCGCACAAAACCAAATAAGAATCGACGCCACTCCATTTCCTGA
- the LOC114373916 gene encoding BTB/POZ domain-containing protein SR1IP1-like isoform X2, protein MMDRGQEKTVPAGCDLSLKKKELLSSAMKRTSEWIFSQEIPSDVNVQVGEASFSLHKFPLVSKCGYIRKLVSESNDADVSFIELPEVPGGAEAFELAAKFCYGINFDINVENIATLRCVAEYLEMTEDYSVGNLVGRTDAYLNEVALKTIAGAVSILHMSENLLPIAERAKLVSRCIDAIAFIACKESQFCSSARSESGSVGVVSSMASNQRPVVDWWAEDLTVLRIDIFQRVIIAMMARGFKQYAIGPILMLYAQKSLRGLDVFGKARKKIEPREEHEKRVVLETTVSLLPREKNAMSVSFLSMLLRAAIYLETTVACRLDLEKRMAMQLGQAVLDDLLIPSYSFTGDTLFDVDTVQRIMSNYLESQTGSHLVFNADDEYFSPPQSDMERVGKLMENYIAEIATDRNLPVPKFTSLAELIPEQSRPTEDGMYRAIDIFLKAHPALSDMDRKKVCSVMDCQKLSREACAHAAQNDRLPVQTVVQVLYYEQQRLRDAMNGSGSGESSVDSKLNVYSTDLHPVSNELSTLRRENEDLKLELVKLKMRLKEIENSTLKSTVNSPVVSASPSADKPPLPRRSFMSSVSKKLGRLSPFVRADGVSPFAKGRTKPNKNRRHSIS, encoded by the exons ATGATGGATCGTGGTCAAGAGAAAACCGTACCTGCTGGCTGTGACTTGTCTCTGAAGAAGAAGGAGCTTCTTTCTAGTGCCATGAAGAGAACAAGTGAATG GATTTTTTCTCAGGAGATTCCAAGTGATGTCAACGTTCAAGTTGGGGAAGCTTCCTTTTCGTTACATAAG TTTCCATTAGTCTCCAAGTGTGGATACATTAGGAAACTCGTCTCAGAATCTAATGACGCAGACGTTTCATTCATTGAACTCCCTGAAGTACCTGGTGGAGCAGAAGCATTTGAACTGGCAGCAAAATTCTGCTACGGGATAAACTTCGACATAAACGTTGAAAACATCGCTACGCTGCGCTGCGTGGCTGAGTATCTTGAGATGACAGAGGACTATTCAGTTGGAAACTTGGTGGGAAGAACCGATGCTTACTTGAATGAAGTGGCACTCAAGACCATTGCAGGTGCTGTGTCTATTTTACATATGTCAGAGAATCTCCTTCCAATAGCAGAGAGAGCAAAGTTGGTGAGTAGATGCATAGATGCCATTGCATTTATAGCATGTAAGGAAAGCCAATTCTGTTCATCTGCAAGAAGTGAGAGTGGTTCTGTGGGAGTGGTGTCTTCCATGGCATCCAACCAGAGACCAGTAGTTGACTGGTGGGCTGAAGATTTGACTGTGCTTAGAATTGACATTTTCCAAAGAGTCATAATTGCAATGATGGCAAGAGGGTTTAAACAGTATGCCATTGGCCCAATTCTAATGCTCTATGCACAGAAATCTCTACGAGGTTTG GATGTATTCGGAAAGGCAAGGAAGAAGATTGAGCCGCGAGAAGAGCATGAAAAGAGGGTTGTTTTAGAGACAACAGTGAGCCTTTTGCCAAGGGAGAAGAATGCAATGTCAGTAAGCTTTCTTTCTATGCTGCTTCGGGCAGCAATATATCTTGAGACTACAGTTGCTTGCAGGCTTGACTTGGAGAAGAGGATGGCCATGCAGTTAGGACAAGCTGTTTTAGATGATCTTCTCATTCCTTCCTATTCTTTCACTGGGGACACATTGTTTGACGTAGATACGGTGCAGAGGATAATGTCTAATTACCTAGAATCTCAAACGGGGAGCCACTTAGTCTTCAATGCAGATGATGAATACTTTTCTCCTCCACAGAGTGATATGGAGCGGGTTGGAAAACTAATGGAAAACTACATTGCTGAAATAGCCACCGACCGAAATTTACCGGTTCCTAAGTTCACCAGTTTGGCAGAATTAATTCCTGAACAGTCAAGGCCAACAGAAGATGGAATGTATAGAGCCATAGACATCTTTCTTAAG GCTCATCCTGCTCTAAGTGACATGGACAGAAAGAAAGTTTGCAGCGTGATGGACTGTCAGAAGTTATCGCGAGAGGCATGTGCACATGCTGCTCAAAATGACCGGCTACCTGTCCAAACAGTGGTTCAAGTTCTCTATTATGAACAGCAACGGCTTCGCGATGccatgaatggcagtggaagtGGGGAATCTTCGGTTGATTCCAAATTGAACGTATACTCAACTGATCTTCATCCAGTTTCAAATGAGCTCTCCACCTTACGAAGAGAAAATGAAGACCTGAAACTAGAGTTAGTGAAACTGAAAATGAGACTAAAAGAGATTGAAAATTCCACGCTTAAATCAACAGTTAATAGTCCTGTTGTAAGTGCTTCACCTTCTGCTGATAAGCCTCCTTTGCCTCGAAGATCATTCATGAGTTCAGTGTCCAAAAAACTTGGGAGGCTTTCTCCTTTTGTGCGTGCCGATGGTGTCTCGCCTTTTGCCAAAGGTCGCACAAAACCAAATAAGAATCGACGCCACTCCATTTCCTGA
- the LOC114376422 gene encoding ribonuclease III domain-containing protein RNC1, chloroplastic-like isoform X1 produces MELSSSFLLSPKPCSSPPPNFSFSSSLSPFPIQLLIRNGNSKFPQTPPFRIIAVALEPQQDFPSGNSPQRLLKELAERKKATSPKKGPPRRFILRPPIDDNKLAERFLNSPQLSLKSFPLLSSCLPSSRLNNADKLWIDEYLLEAKQALGYSLEPSETLGDDNDNPAKQFDTLLYLAFQHPSCERTKARHVRSGHSRLSFLGQYVLELALTEFFLQRYPRESPGPMRERVFGLIGKRNLPKWIKAASLHNLVFTFDDMDKIRRTEKEGPVKSVFWALFGAIYLCFGMPEVYRVLFEVFGMDPDAEDCQPKLRRQLEDVDFVSAEFEGKLSWQDIVAYKPPADALFEHPRLFRACVPPGMHRFRGNIWDYDTRPHVMKTLGYPLEMADRIPEITEARNIELGLGLQLCFMHPSKYKFEHPRFCYERLEYVGQKIQDLVMAERLLMKHLDAPGLWLQERHRHLLMNKYCGRYLRAKHLHRVIIFDDKVQDTYEHNRRKRNPATTAVQQALHGLSYLVYGKRDVRRLMFEVFDFEQIQPKEVV; encoded by the exons ATGGAACTCTCTTCCTCCTTTCTACTCTCCCCAAAACCATGCTCATCCCCGCCACCTAACTTCTCTTTCTCATCCTCCCTCTCCCCATTTCCAATTCAACTCTTGATCAGAAACGGAAACTCCAAATTCCCCCAAACCCCCCCTTTCCGAATTATCGCGGTGGCCTTGGAGCCGCAACAGGACTTCCCCAGCGGGAACAGTCCCCAGCGTCTCCTCAAGGAACTCGCCGAACGCAAGAAAGCAACTTCCCCAAAGAAGGGTCCCCCAAGGAGGTTCATTCTAAGGCCCCCAATAGACGATAACAAATTAGCAGAAAGGTTTCTCAACAGCCCACAACTTTCTCTCAAATCGTTCCCTTTATTAAGTTCGTGCTTGCCTTCGTCGCGCCTCAACAATGCGGATAAATTGTGGATTGACGAGTACTTGCTCGAAGCGAAGCAAGCTCTGGGATACTCTCTGGAACCCTCGGAGACGCTCGGGGATGATAATGATAACCCCGCGAAGCAGTTCGACACGCTGCTGTACTTGGCGTTCCAGCACCCGTCGTGCGAGAGGACGAAGGCCAGGCACGTGCGGTCCGGGCATTCGAGGTTGTCTTTTCTGGGACAGTACGTGCTCGAGTTGGCGCTGACGGAGTTTTTCTTGCAGAGGTATCCGAGGGAGTCGCCGGGCCCAATGAGGGAGAGAGTGTTTGGGTTGATAGGGAAGAGGAACTTGCCTAAGTGGATTAAAGCCGCTAGCTTGCACAATTTGGTATTTACGTTTGATGATATGGATAAGATAAGGAGGACGGAGAAGGAAGGTCCTGTCAA GTCAGTATTTTGGGCTTTGTTTGGGGCTATCTATCTTTGTTTTGGTATGCCAGAAGTGTATCGTGTTCTTTTTGAAGTCTTCGGAATGGATCCAGATGCCGAAGATTGCCAACCCAAATTGCGTAGACAACTTGAAGATGTGGATTTTGTATCTGCTGAGTTTGAAGGCAAGCTAAGCTGGCAAGATATCGTTGCATATAAG CCTCCTGCAGATGCTCTGTTTGAACACCCAAGGCTATTCAGAGCTTGTGTTCCCCCAGGAATGCATCGGTTTAGGGGCAATATATGGGATTATGATACAAGACCCCATGTTATGAAAACACTTGGATATCCATTGGAAATGGCAGACAGAATCCCAGAAATTACTGAAGCCAGGAACATAGAGCTTGGACTTGGATTGCAG CTTTGTTTCATGCATCCATCGAAGTACAAATTTGAGCATCCTCGATTTTGCTATGAGAGATTAGAATACGTTGGCCAAAAGATACAG GATTTGGTGATGGCTGAAAGATTATTGATGAAGCATTTAGATGCTCCGGGGTTATGGCTACAAGAGAGGCACCGTCATCTTCTTATGAACAAGTATTGTGGAAGATATTTGAGGGCCAAACATCTCCACCGGGTTATTATATTTGATGATAAGGTTCAAGACACTTATGAGCATAACCGGAGAAAGAGAAACCCAGCCACAACAGCTGTTCAACAAGCTCTTCATGGGCTTTCGTATCTTGTTTATGGGAAGCGTGATGTGAGGCGTCTGATGTTTGAGGTTTTTGACTTTGAGCAGATCCAGCCTAAAGAAGTAGTCTAA
- the LOC114376422 gene encoding ribonuclease III domain-containing protein RNC1, chloroplastic-like isoform X2, whose protein sequence is MLRSVFWALFGAIYLCFGMPEVYRVLFEVFGMDPDAEDCQPKLRRQLEDVDFVSAEFEGKLSWQDIVAYKPPADALFEHPRLFRACVPPGMHRFRGNIWDYDTRPHVMKTLGYPLEMADRIPEITEARNIELGLGLQLCFMHPSKYKFEHPRFCYERLEYVGQKIQDLVMAERLLMKHLDAPGLWLQERHRHLLMNKYCGRYLRAKHLHRVIIFDDKVQDTYEHNRRKRNPATTAVQQALHGLSYLVYGKRDVRRLMFEVFDFEQIQPKEVV, encoded by the exons ATGCTTAG GTCAGTATTTTGGGCTTTGTTTGGGGCTATCTATCTTTGTTTTGGTATGCCAGAAGTGTATCGTGTTCTTTTTGAAGTCTTCGGAATGGATCCAGATGCCGAAGATTGCCAACCCAAATTGCGTAGACAACTTGAAGATGTGGATTTTGTATCTGCTGAGTTTGAAGGCAAGCTAAGCTGGCAAGATATCGTTGCATATAAG CCTCCTGCAGATGCTCTGTTTGAACACCCAAGGCTATTCAGAGCTTGTGTTCCCCCAGGAATGCATCGGTTTAGGGGCAATATATGGGATTATGATACAAGACCCCATGTTATGAAAACACTTGGATATCCATTGGAAATGGCAGACAGAATCCCAGAAATTACTGAAGCCAGGAACATAGAGCTTGGACTTGGATTGCAG CTTTGTTTCATGCATCCATCGAAGTACAAATTTGAGCATCCTCGATTTTGCTATGAGAGATTAGAATACGTTGGCCAAAAGATACAG GATTTGGTGATGGCTGAAAGATTATTGATGAAGCATTTAGATGCTCCGGGGTTATGGCTACAAGAGAGGCACCGTCATCTTCTTATGAACAAGTATTGTGGAAGATATTTGAGGGCCAAACATCTCCACCGGGTTATTATATTTGATGATAAGGTTCAAGACACTTATGAGCATAACCGGAGAAAGAGAAACCCAGCCACAACAGCTGTTCAACAAGCTCTTCATGGGCTTTCGTATCTTGTTTATGGGAAGCGTGATGTGAGGCGTCTGATGTTTGAGGTTTTTGACTTTGAGCAGATCCAGCCTAAAGAAGTAGTCTAA